The sequence TTTACCTTTTCAGCTTTTGAAGTGCCCTATTTATTGGGGGTCACCTACCCCCAGATGCTGCCGGTATTATCTTATACTCTCTATACTAATGGAGGGTGGGAACGAATGCCCGAAGCTATGGCGATCAACGTAGTTTTGACTGTTATCACGGCATTATTAGGGATCATGGCTTACAAACTCAGCCGCCGGTGGGGAATGCCGGGAGGGAGAAGTTGATGGAGAAGTTAACCATTAAAGGTCTTAGACATTACCTAGGGTTTCTGATGGGTTTGCTCCTGGCTTTTACCCTGGCGCTTCCCATTATCGCCTTACTGGTCAATAGTCTTTCCGTTGGCTGGCGCTGGCCGGATCTATTTCCCCAAGCTTTAACCAATAGGGCTTGGAGTTATGTTCTGTCATCGACTTCGGGAACTTATGCTTCCATAGGACTTAGCTTGGAAATTGCTTTAGTAGTTACAATTATTAACTTAATTCTGGGAATGCCGGGTGCCTATGCACTAGCTCGCTATAGCTTCAGAGGAAAAATGCTAGTTGAGGGAATCGTCTATGCGCCGATTATCGTTCCCGCCTTTGTTTCGACTATGGGAATTCAGCTGACTTTTCTCAGGCTAGGGTTAACCGAATCTGTTTTAGGTGTTATCTTGGCGCATTTAGCGCCGACCCTACCCTATATGGTCAGAGCCTTAATTATAAGCTTTCAGACACTGGAGCCTTCCCTGGAAGATCAGGCCAGAACCTTAGGAGCCGGTTGGTGGCAGTGTTTTTGGCAGATCAGCTTACCCCATCTTGTTCCCGGCATGGTCGCCGGAGCAAGCTTAAGTATCCTTATCTCACTAAGCCAATATCTGATTACCTTCTTGATAGGAGGTGGTCAGGTGGTAACCTTACCCTTACTCATGTTTCCGTTTATTAATGGGGGGGACTTGGCTATCGGAAGTGCTTACGCCATCCTTTTTTCAGGGATGGCTGGTCTGGCCCTTTATGTAATGAGTTGGGTGCTTAAACATTATTACGGAAAAAGACTGGATTTTCATATCTAAATAGGAATTCACACAATCAGTTCAAGCAGAACAGAAATAACAACAATAACAACAACAGTTGCACTGGAATGGTAGGAAAACCATCCACTGAGCAGGCTTATAGATAGCTTTAAGGAGCAAGACATGAATCATCTTTGTTTAAAGGGAGTCGAAAAAGGTTATTACCACTCCGACTCAGATTCTTTTGAGTTGAATATACCCCAATTGACCATCCAAGAAGGAGAGCTTTTAGCCTTGCTGGGCCCTTCCGGCTGCGGGAAGACAACTCTGCTCAAGGTGGTTGCCGGCTTGCTGGAACCGGATAGGGGGGAGGTCTTGCTTGGTGATCAAACTATCAGTAAGATCCCGACAGAAAAAAGGGGCTTGGGAATGGTTTTCCAACAAGCTTTGCTTTTCCCCCATATGAGGGTGGAGGAGAACGTTGCTTTTGGTTTGAAAATGAAAGGCATCCCTAAAGGTGTTCGACTGGAAAAGGCCAGATTGATGCTTAAAGCAGTTGGACTTTCCGGTTTTGGAGATCGCTTTCCTTCCGAGTTAAGCGGAGGGCAGCAACAGCGTGTATCTTTGGCCAGAGCAATGGTGAGCTGCCCCCAGGTGCTTTTACTGGATGAACCCTTTAGTTCCCTTGATCCGGAACTGCGGGAGGAGATGCGGGATTTGCTCAAAGGATTACAACAAGACTATAAGTTAACCACCTTGTTGGTAACCCATGATGTTAATGAAGCTTTTGTTCTGGCTGATAAGATCGGAATTATGAAGCAGGGGCGAATATTGCAAATGGATCAACCTCAGATACTCTATGAAAACCCCAATAGCCCGGAGATCGCTTTATTTTTAGGGGCTAGAAATGTTATCTATGGGCAACTATCCCAAGGGGTATTCCGAGCAGGTTCATTTAAATTAGCAGTTCCGGGAAAAGAGGAACTCTACCAACAGTCGGGTTGGATCGTGCTTCGACCCGAGAACTTGAAATTATGCTCTGTCCCGGCAAGCACTAAATCCAGTCCAACAAACAGGGATTTAATTCTGAGAGGCAGCGTCGAAAAATCTGTTTTTTCTCAAGGGTCTTATCATGTGACGGTTCAGATAGAATCACAATCAGTAAACCTTAGCTTCCCGGCAGATCAGAGTTCAAAGCCAGGTTTAGGAGAAGCTCTTGAGTTAACCTACGATCCACAGTCATTAGTTTTTATCCCGGAATACTGACCTAAAGGAGATCATTATGCTTGATACACATGCTAGAAGATATATACAGCCGATTATTGATCTGACTGCAGATTTTCTTGATCGCTTAAAGATCACGGCCAATCAGGTGACTATAGCAGCTTTTGTGATGGGGATTGCTTCAGGATTTGCCATTCTCTTGGAGCAGCCGATTTTAGCAGTTTCCTTGCTCTGGTTTTCCGGCTTCTTAGATGCTGTCGATGGTTCGATTGCCCGGAAACATAACGCTGCCAGTCCGTGGGGGACCTTAATGGATATTACCTTTGATAGACTTGTCGAGCTTTCAGTAATCTTAGGACTGGCTTGGTGTTATCCCGGAGTTCGGTTTTTGCTGCTTCTGTTAACCGCGGGAATCATTTTTTCCATGACGGTTTTTTTAACCGTTGGGGCATTGGTTGAAAAAACGGGTATTAAATCATTTTACTATCAGGCAGGACTGGCGGAGCGAACAGAAGGATTTATATTTCTTTCTCTTATGACTTTATTTCCCGGAAGGATCAATATCTTTACAAGCTTGTTCATTCTTGCTGTGACTTTTACGGCTCTGCAAAGATTGAGGGAAGCAAAGAGAATATTATAACTTTTTGCTAAGATCCCTCAATTAATCATAACAAAAATATTATTTGAATATATTATGGTCAGGTTATATAATGATGGATGTTGTGGTTAATACAAGATTAAAGGGAGGTGAAGAATTGTCAATAAATAAGAAAAAATACACAGCTCTCCTGATTGCGGTCTTATCCTTAATCTTCATTGGATTGTATTTATTAATCCCTTCCCTGTCAGAACAACTGAATAAGTCAGTAAGTCTTCTTTCCCGTGCCGACATTAATGGTATGAGAGACTATTTAAGAGGTTTTGGTATCTGGGCACCGATAGTTTCCATGGCTCTAATGGTGTTTCAAGCCCTAGCCGCTCCCTTGCCGGCATTTGTAATTACTTTCGCTAATGCCTGGATTTTCGGTTGGGTTATGGGTGCTCTTTACTCCTGGACTGGAGCAATGATCGGGGCCTCCCTTTGTTATGTCATCGCCAAAGCTTTTGGGCGACCTGTCATTGAGAGAATGGTTGGCAAAAAGAGTTTGGAAACGACGGATAAATTTTTTGAAAAGTATGGTAAGCATTCCGTCATGATTGCCCGCTTATTACCGATTGTTCCATTTGATATTATCTCTTATGCAGCAGGCTTAACAACCATGGGGTTTTGGGAGTTTTTCTGGGCCACAGGCTTGGGTCAATTGCCGGCAACTATCGTTTATTCTTGGCTGGGAGAGAATATGTCTCCCACGGCCAAATACTCACTATGGGCTCTTTGTGGGTTTATGATACTCTTAATTATTAGTCTAGCCATTAAGAAAAGGTTTGATCAAAAGCTCACAGGAGATAATCATGCTTAATAAAAACTTGAAGCTGTTGCTTAAAGTGCTCTTTTCCATAGCTCTTATAGGTTGGTTTATTAAAGCTTTTAATTGGTCTGAGATTATTCTTGTACTCTCAGGAGTTAAACTGGGCTGGCTGGCCGCCGCTGTAGGGTGGATCGTTTTGGCTATGGTCGTCAGTACAGTCAAGTGGCATGCCATAACAAAAGCACTAGGACTTAAACTCAGTTATAGAGAGTTGTGGCGCATTTATTGGGTAGGGATATTTTTTAACAATTTCCTTCCCTCCAGTATTGGTGGAGATGCGCTGCGGATACTTTGGGCAGCAAAATTGAGTGGAGACTCTCCCGGAGCCACATCTTCCGTAGTAATCGAAAGAATTTTGGCGACAACAGGGCTGGCTCTTTTAGGACTACTGGGGTGTATGTTTGTTGACAATCCCGATCAGAAGCTGATTTTCTTGTTTTGTCTGTTGATTATCCTGACTGCTGGCTTATTAGCTTTGGTAATTGGCGGGAAGGCTCCGAAATTTATCTTGGCCAGCCAAAATAAGCTTTGTCTATTCCTAGCCGGAATGACCAAGCATGGTCTGAAAGCTAAAAAGAATCCGCTTATCCTCGTCAGTGCGTTAGGATGGTCGGTAATATTTCAACTTTGTATCGTTGGCACGAACTACGCCCTGTTTCAAGGTCTTTCTCTGAACATGATCGATGTGTTTAAGTCGGTCTATGTCATCCCGGCAACCTCAGTAGCCTCTATGCTGCCTTTAGGAATCAATGGCTATGGCCTGCGCGAGGGCGCCTATGTTATGCTCTTAACACCTTTTGGAGTGCCCAAAGCGGGAGCTTTTAGTGCTTCAGTTATATTTGCTTTCTTAGTTAGCGCTTGTAGCCTTTGGGGCGGTTGGATCTGGTTTACCTCAAGAGAAAAGAAACAACTATATAAATCAGAATCCACAACAGTCTAAATTAAATTTAATAACGAGGAGAGATTTTCAAGATGAAATTCATGTCAAAAAGAACACTAAAAATGAGTAAGGTTTTATTATCCGCGGTTCTTTCAGTCGGTATTATCGCTTCCCTTAGTGGCTGTGGTTCAAATGAATCTGCAAAAAATGCTGCTACCCCCCCGGTGGATTCCTCTAGCTCTAACTTAACAGTAAGCCAAGCGAATCCGATTGTTATTGATAAAGAAGCTAAAACCGTTAAGGTATACACAGAAGTGAATGGCAAATACTTTGTTGAACCAACCCGTCATGGCGTGGTATTTAAAGATGGTTCAAACGGCTCAAAATCTGTGTTAAAAGCTTGGGGAAATCAAAACGACTTCTATAACGGCTTAGTCGATATCGGGGGCAAACCGGGAAATAATTTAAAGCTTGATTCCGTTGGAGTAGCTGTCGAAGGCCAGCCCCTGGATGTTTCTATCACCTGGGCCGGAGCCGGAAAAGAAATTCCTTTTGGAGATGCAATTATCGATTCAACTAAAAAAGATTTTGATTTCCGTTTTGGTGGCAATCAAGAAAATGCTAAGGCGAAAAACACGGGTTGTATTCTCTGCTTAGATAGTTGTCCCGTGGGTATCACCAGTAATGCTGCTCATCCTACTAAGGATTTCGACAACAAAATTGCTGAATTTAAAGGAAACCAAGAGGTTCTGCCGGCAGATGGAACGCCTGTAGTTGTGACCTTTAAGCTTAAATAGGTGAGAATACACTATGAATGTTAAACAAAGGAAATGGTTAAATGTCCTGGGCTCTGGACTGGTAGGATTTAATTTTGGGTTTGTTGCTGCACTTCTCCTGGCTCAATGGACTTGGTTGGAGCTTAGGTGTAACACGGGTTTAGCAATTCTGGTAGGAGTAGGGATCGGCTTAGGCATCGGCTTGTTTAGAACTGTCAAACACCCTTTAGTCGTAGAAGGTATTTCCCTGCTGGCTATGCTTATTTCTACGTTAGCTATCGCCGATGCTCAACTTTCAGCCCTCAAGATCCTCGCTGGGTATACCATCAGGGAAGGGCTTTTAATGCCTGATTTATCCTTGCAAGTTGCTAATATTATCTTTAGCCTCATAACTTTAGGGAGTCTTTTAGTTGCTTTTGTCCTCAATCGCAATAAACCCTTAAACTTTAATGATGGTGAGTATTAGATGATGGGGGAGAGGTCTTTGCAAGAATCTAGAGCACAGGAAAGCAGGGTACATGGACTAAGCGGGCCGGATATAGCTAGAGAGGCCATGCAGCGAGGTCTTAATTGTTGTGAATCCGTTTTAACCGCCGCTAATGAAGTATGGAATCTTAATCTAAGCTCAGACATGTTTTTTGCAGCTAAACTATTTAAAGAAGGAATGGGCAATGGCTGTACCTGTGGGGCTCTTGTGGGAATTGTTCTGGCCTCGGGAGTTATTCGAGAAAGATATGGCTTACCAGAAGATGAAGACCTGGCTAAACGGTTACACTCAAGTTTTAAACAAGAGTACAAGTCTTCTTGTTGTGCTGTATTGCGAAAAAAACAATCGTTTTTTGATCGAATCAGCAAAAAGGGATGCATCCGTGTCACCGAAGGTGCAACTGCCATACTCGTTAAAGAGTGGGAAAACTTGCATCCATTAAAAGAAAAAATAACTTAATATTTATACCAGAAAGAAATACCTCCCGAGGCTTAGCCACGGGAGGTATTTGTTATTTACTTGGCAACGTCATATTTAGCTTCTTGCCAGGTAGTGATGCCACCGGGTAGTCTATATACCTCGTTAAAGCCCTGTTGTTTAGCGAGAACTGCTCCTACGTCGCTTCTGGCACAAGCAACGTATCCACAGTATACAACAACGGTTTTACTCTTATCTTCTCCCAGCAGCTTGATAAAAGCTGCTTTTTGCTCATCGGTTGCATCTGCAAGTGTGGTCTTAGGAAGCTCGGCATTGACGGCCCCGGGGATATGTCCTTTCGCAAAGCTGTCCGCAGGCATGGTATCAATAATTATCAAAGCTTTCTTTTCATTAACCCATTTGTTCAAGTCCTCAGTAGAAACAAGTTTATAGCCGCCGGCTTGAGTATCTTTCATGAACTTCATAGTAGCTTTTTCAATAGCGATTTCACTTCCATCAGGTGCCGTGCCTACCTTGCTGGCAGTTGGGGAGCATCCTGTAAAAGCAAAGATTGAGAGAATAAGTACAATCATTAACCCAAGGGATTTCCGTTTCATCAAATAACCTCCTCTTTTTTTGACAAGTCTCTTTCCTAGTACATTATACATAAGGTGTAAACAAATTCCAATATGTTATTCAATATTTATTATGAATTTACATAACTAATAATGAATAAATAAGTTGCTTTCTTCCACATAACTGAGCCTGACGACTTCACTTCTGTTTTTTTATATAAAATGTTTCGGCTAGATTTCATACGGAAGCTATTGTTTGACCACGTGTTTCGAAATTCGTTCTAATTGGACACTGTTATTAATTAAAAGTTAATAATACTGTGCTCCTTTCGACACACTTCACTACTTCAACATGAGATAATTAGCGAGACCAGAATTGAAGGAGGTATTGAATGAGCAAAAAGATAGTTGCCTTGATCCTTA comes from Desulfosporosinus meridiei DSM 13257 and encodes:
- a CDS encoding TVP38/TMEM64 family protein, with the protein product MNKKKYTALLIAVLSLIFIGLYLLIPSLSEQLNKSVSLLSRADINGMRDYLRGFGIWAPIVSMALMVFQALAAPLPAFVITFANAWIFGWVMGALYSWTGAMIGASLCYVIAKAFGRPVIERMVGKKSLETTDKFFEKYGKHSVMIARLLPIVPFDIISYAAGLTTMGFWEFFWATGLGQLPATIVYSWLGENMSPTAKYSLWALCGFMILLIISLAIKKRFDQKLTGDNHA
- a CDS encoding CDP-alcohol phosphatidyltransferase family protein — encoded protein: MLDTHARRYIQPIIDLTADFLDRLKITANQVTIAAFVMGIASGFAILLEQPILAVSLLWFSGFLDAVDGSIARKHNAASPWGTLMDITFDRLVELSVILGLAWCYPGVRFLLLLLTAGIIFSMTVFLTVGALVEKTGIKSFYYQAGLAERTEGFIFLSLMTLFPGRINIFTSLFILAVTFTALQRLREAKRIL
- a CDS encoding C-GCAxxG-C-C family protein, whose amino-acid sequence is MQESRAQESRVHGLSGPDIAREAMQRGLNCCESVLTAANEVWNLNLSSDMFFAAKLFKEGMGNGCTCGALVGIVLASGVIRERYGLPEDEDLAKRLHSSFKQEYKSSCCAVLRKKQSFFDRISKKGCIRVTEGATAILVKEWENLHPLKEKIT
- a CDS encoding ABC transporter permease; translation: MEKLTIKGLRHYLGFLMGLLLAFTLALPIIALLVNSLSVGWRWPDLFPQALTNRAWSYVLSSTSGTYASIGLSLEIALVVTIINLILGMPGAYALARYSFRGKMLVEGIVYAPIIVPAFVSTMGIQLTFLRLGLTESVLGVILAHLAPTLPYMVRALIISFQTLEPSLEDQARTLGAGWWQCFWQISLPHLVPGMVAGASLSILISLSQYLITFLIGGGQVVTLPLLMFPFINGGDLAIGSAYAILFSGMAGLALYVMSWVLKHYYGKRLDFHI
- a CDS encoding rhodanese-like domain-containing protein; protein product: MKRKSLGLMIVLILSIFAFTGCSPTASKVGTAPDGSEIAIEKATMKFMKDTQAGGYKLVSTEDLNKWVNEKKALIIIDTMPADSFAKGHIPGAVNAELPKTTLADATDEQKAAFIKLLGEDKSKTVVVYCGYVACARSDVGAVLAKQQGFNEVYRLPGGITTWQEAKYDVAK
- a CDS encoding lysylphosphatidylglycerol synthase transmembrane domain-containing protein, producing MLNKNLKLLLKVLFSIALIGWFIKAFNWSEIILVLSGVKLGWLAAAVGWIVLAMVVSTVKWHAITKALGLKLSYRELWRIYWVGIFFNNFLPSSIGGDALRILWAAKLSGDSPGATSSVVIERILATTGLALLGLLGCMFVDNPDQKLIFLFCLLIILTAGLLALVIGGKAPKFILASQNKLCLFLAGMTKHGLKAKKNPLILVSALGWSVIFQLCIVGTNYALFQGLSLNMIDVFKSVYVIPATSVASMLPLGINGYGLREGAYVMLLTPFGVPKAGAFSASVIFAFLVSACSLWGGWIWFTSREKKQLYKSESTTV
- a CDS encoding ABC transporter ATP-binding protein; amino-acid sequence: MNHLCLKGVEKGYYHSDSDSFELNIPQLTIQEGELLALLGPSGCGKTTLLKVVAGLLEPDRGEVLLGDQTISKIPTEKRGLGMVFQQALLFPHMRVEENVAFGLKMKGIPKGVRLEKARLMLKAVGLSGFGDRFPSELSGGQQQRVSLARAMVSCPQVLLLDEPFSSLDPELREEMRDLLKGLQQDYKLTTLLVTHDVNEAFVLADKIGIMKQGRILQMDQPQILYENPNSPEIALFLGARNVIYGQLSQGVFRAGSFKLAVPGKEELYQQSGWIVLRPENLKLCSVPASTKSSPTNRDLILRGSVEKSVFSQGSYHVTVQIESQSVNLSFPADQSSKPGLGEALELTYDPQSLVFIPEY
- a CDS encoding YdjY domain-containing protein produces the protein MKFMSKRTLKMSKVLLSAVLSVGIIASLSGCGSNESAKNAATPPVDSSSSNLTVSQANPIVIDKEAKTVKVYTEVNGKYFVEPTRHGVVFKDGSNGSKSVLKAWGNQNDFYNGLVDIGGKPGNNLKLDSVGVAVEGQPLDVSITWAGAGKEIPFGDAIIDSTKKDFDFRFGGNQENAKAKNTGCILCLDSCPVGITSNAAHPTKDFDNKIAEFKGNQEVLPADGTPVVVTFKLK